A window of Streptomyces sp. DG1A-41 contains these coding sequences:
- a CDS encoding helix-turn-helix domain-containing protein has product MAGLHVSEDYGKYLDGYAELLGDASATGRRLTREELDSRRTLGEKAAEAGLGLRALVAAHMAATRANWPTGSGVSVDSVLAAAAQAMDAFAEGYERAQRHAVRQEEAARREFIDDLLYGRSDLGRLAQRAERYGLRLSYEHAVAVARGTTAYDEGDPALREVERALISRFGDRSVLLTTKDGRLVCIAPGDQDEVLAYFAKQAFAATGGGQVAIGRPQPGAGGVVHSYEEALNALDLAERLELDEPVLRAADLLVYPVLTRDRQAMADLVHSALGPLRQARGGAQPLLDTLTAYFDSGCVSAEAARRLSLSVRAFTYRLERIHKLTGADPSDPVHRYTLQTAVIGARLLDWPAKSF; this is encoded by the coding sequence ATGGCAGGGCTGCATGTGTCCGAGGACTACGGGAAATACCTGGATGGCTATGCCGAGCTCCTCGGGGATGCCTCCGCGACCGGCCGCCGGCTGACACGGGAGGAACTGGACTCGCGCCGCACCCTCGGTGAGAAGGCGGCGGAGGCCGGTCTCGGACTGCGCGCCCTGGTCGCCGCCCACATGGCCGCGACCCGGGCGAACTGGCCGACCGGGAGCGGTGTTTCCGTGGACAGCGTGCTCGCCGCCGCTGCCCAGGCCATGGACGCGTTCGCCGAGGGCTACGAGCGGGCTCAGCGGCACGCCGTACGCCAGGAGGAAGCGGCCCGCCGGGAGTTCATCGACGACCTGCTGTACGGCCGAAGCGACCTGGGCCGGCTGGCCCAGCGCGCGGAGCGCTACGGGCTGCGCCTGTCGTACGAGCACGCCGTCGCCGTGGCTCGCGGCACGACCGCCTACGACGAGGGAGATCCGGCCCTCCGGGAGGTGGAGCGCGCGCTGATCAGCCGGTTCGGCGACCGCAGCGTCCTGCTCACCACCAAGGACGGACGGCTCGTGTGCATCGCCCCCGGCGACCAGGACGAGGTCCTCGCGTACTTCGCGAAGCAGGCGTTCGCCGCCACGGGCGGGGGACAGGTGGCGATCGGCCGCCCCCAGCCCGGCGCGGGAGGCGTCGTCCACTCGTACGAGGAGGCTCTGAACGCCCTCGACCTGGCCGAACGACTGGAACTCGACGAGCCCGTGCTGCGCGCCGCCGACCTCCTCGTCTACCCGGTCCTCACTCGCGACCGGCAGGCCATGGCCGACTTGGTGCACAGCGCTCTCGGCCCGCTGCGTCAGGCCCGCGGTGGTGCCCAGCCACTCCTGGACACCCTCACGGCGTACTTCGACTCGGGCTGTGTCTCCGCGGAGGCGGCGCGGCGGCTGTCGCTGAGCGTGCGGGCCTTCACCTATCGCCTGGAGCGCATCCACAAGCTCACCGGC
- a CDS encoding chloride channel protein: MVLALVIGAGAGLGSIVFRWCITTFTRLFTGHEDYAASPGAGHPHLPWLGPYFVLLAPVIGGLLYGPLVNRFAKEARGHGVPEVMLAVAQRGGRISPKVAVVKTLASALCIGSGGSVGREGPIVQIGSALGSTLGRVTKVTEGRMKLLVACGAAGGIAATFNAPLAGVFFAMELILGTFTAEAFGATVLAGVSASVIGRAAFGDVTFLNLPDFHVDHLAQYALFALLGVIAAAVGVGFARVLYLIEDACDWAWRGPEWLRPAVGGLALGLVLLALPEMYGVGYPVLQKATEGGYAVGFLLLLLVGKTIATSLTIGIGGSGGVFAPSLFIGAMLGAAYGTGLHHLLPGTAGAVGAYALVGMGAVFAGASRAPITAVVILFELTGEYGIILPLMLAIVLATAVSRLLSKDTVYTLKLRRRGIDLEGAVPGAPIGTQQVGAVMEALPSPLPAATALADAAALLSRSGHGALPVVDADGHYAGIVTAQAVAEALAEQPYDAPTLVGRLAVPPVPVTADQPLAQALHALLSAPGTGVPVLDSRQGEPVGWLSHQSVLHAVHDTRWSAKQPV; the protein is encoded by the coding sequence CTGGTGCTCGCCCTCGTGATCGGTGCCGGGGCCGGGTTGGGCTCGATCGTCTTCCGCTGGTGCATCACGACCTTCACCCGGCTCTTCACCGGGCACGAGGACTACGCGGCCTCGCCCGGCGCCGGCCACCCGCACCTGCCCTGGCTCGGCCCCTACTTCGTGCTGCTCGCGCCGGTGATCGGCGGCCTGCTCTACGGGCCCCTGGTGAACCGGTTCGCCAAAGAGGCGCGCGGACACGGCGTGCCCGAGGTGATGCTCGCGGTCGCCCAGCGCGGCGGCCGGATCAGCCCCAAGGTCGCCGTCGTCAAGACGCTCGCGTCCGCCCTGTGCATCGGCTCCGGCGGCTCGGTGGGCCGGGAGGGGCCGATCGTGCAGATCGGCTCCGCGCTCGGCTCGACGCTGGGCCGGGTGACGAAGGTGACCGAGGGGCGGATGAAGCTGCTCGTCGCCTGCGGCGCGGCGGGCGGTATCGCCGCGACCTTCAACGCCCCGCTGGCCGGCGTCTTCTTCGCCATGGAGCTGATCCTTGGCACCTTCACCGCGGAGGCGTTCGGCGCGACGGTGCTGGCCGGCGTCAGCGCGAGTGTGATCGGACGCGCCGCCTTCGGCGACGTAACCTTCCTGAACCTCCCGGACTTCCACGTCGACCACCTCGCCCAGTACGCACTGTTCGCCCTGCTGGGAGTGATCGCGGCCGCGGTCGGGGTGGGCTTCGCCCGTGTGCTGTACCTGATCGAGGACGCCTGCGACTGGGCCTGGCGCGGCCCGGAGTGGCTGCGCCCCGCGGTCGGCGGACTGGCACTCGGCCTGGTGCTGCTCGCACTTCCGGAGATGTACGGCGTGGGCTACCCCGTACTGCAGAAGGCGACCGAGGGCGGATACGCGGTCGGCTTCCTGCTCCTGCTCCTCGTGGGCAAGACGATCGCCACCAGCCTGACCATCGGGATCGGCGGCTCGGGAGGGGTCTTCGCCCCCAGCCTGTTCATCGGCGCGATGCTCGGCGCCGCCTACGGCACCGGCCTCCACCACCTGCTGCCCGGCACCGCGGGCGCGGTGGGCGCGTACGCGCTGGTCGGCATGGGCGCCGTCTTCGCCGGCGCGTCCCGGGCCCCGATCACCGCCGTGGTGATCCTCTTCGAACTCACCGGCGAGTACGGGATCATCCTGCCGCTGATGCTGGCGATCGTGCTGGCCACCGCCGTCAGCCGACTGCTCTCGAAAGACACCGTCTACACGCTCAAGCTGCGCCGACGCGGCATCGACCTGGAGGGTGCCGTTCCGGGCGCACCGATCGGCACCCAGCAGGTGGGGGCCGTCATGGAAGCCCTGCCCTCGCCACTGCCCGCGGCCACCGCGCTCGCCGACGCCGCAGCCCTGCTGAGCCGCTCCGGCCACGGCGCCCTGCCGGTGGTCGACGCCGACGGGCACTACGCCGGGATCGTGACGGCCCAGGCCGTGGCCGAGGCCCTCGCCGAACAGCCGTACGACGCGCCGACCCTGGTCGGACGGCTCGCCGTGCCACCGGTACCGGTCACGGCGGACCAGCCCCTCGCGCAGGCCCTGCACGCCCTGCTCTCGGCACCGGGAACCGGGGTGCCCGTCCTGGATTCCCGGCAAGGCGAGCCGGTCGGCTGGCTCAGCCACCAAAGCGTGCTGCACGCCGTGCACGACACCCGCTGGTCAGCGAAGCAGCCGGTCTGA
- a CDS encoding MarR family transcriptional regulator codes for MPERETPAGPMDDVDAVTRAVLTASRLLVAVSARSLAEVEDRVTLPQFRMLVVLSTRGATKLVALAELLQVAPSTAMRMVDRLIAAGLADRRLNPDNRRETLLQLTEEGRRTVEDVTARRRAEIAAIVRRLTPTQRMGLIEALDAFNEAGGEPLAPGPEDAEAHPLGWGADVPVARDA; via the coding sequence ATGCCGGAGCGCGAGACCCCCGCGGGGCCCATGGACGACGTTGACGCGGTGACCCGTGCGGTGCTGACCGCGTCCCGGCTGCTGGTGGCGGTCTCCGCCCGCTCCCTCGCCGAGGTCGAGGACCGGGTGACTCTCCCGCAGTTCCGGATGCTGGTCGTGCTGTCCACGCGCGGCGCCACCAAGCTGGTCGCCCTCGCCGAGCTGCTCCAGGTGGCGCCGTCCACGGCGATGCGCATGGTGGACCGGCTGATCGCGGCCGGGCTCGCCGACCGGCGCCTCAACCCTGACAACCGCCGCGAGACCCTGCTGCAACTCACCGAGGAAGGCCGGCGGACGGTGGAGGACGTCACCGCCCGCCGCCGCGCGGAGATCGCCGCCATCGTCCGACGGCTCACGCCGACGCAGCGGATGGGACTCATCGAGGCCCTCGACGCCTTCAACGAGGCCGGGGGAGAGCCCCTCGCACCGGGGCCGGAGGACGCGGAGGCGCACCCGCTGGGCTGGGGGGCCGACGTCCCGGTGGCCCGCGACGCCTGA
- a CDS encoding PP2C family protein-serine/threonine phosphatase: MTDNKPPRSWTVLSSVPIAVMAVVAVVDVVAGPGVGFLPLVSLGPAFAGLVGGWRRTALIGLVALVLCAGLGLYDGLFPERRGFTAMASVAGVTGVGIAAAVMRSRREDELASVRSIAEVAQRVLLRPVPLTAGPLQAAVSYTSAVAEARIGGDLYEVVASPHGIRVIVGDVQGKGLGAVETAAVVLGAFREAAHDEPDLVGLGERLERSVGRELEGEKFVTAILAEIGADYEAVLLNYGHPAPMVVRRDGTVDFPEPPAYSLPLGLGAHGSEEPKPYRVDFAPGEQLLLYTDGVTEARDEGGRFYPLGERAHLLRELDAHRALEALRADLARHAGGPPHDDAAMLLLRYRGYEEGNPLPDR, from the coding sequence ATGACCGACAACAAGCCGCCACGGAGCTGGACGGTGCTGTCCTCCGTGCCGATCGCGGTGATGGCGGTGGTCGCGGTCGTGGACGTCGTGGCGGGGCCGGGGGTGGGGTTCCTCCCGCTGGTCTCGCTCGGACCGGCCTTTGCCGGGCTGGTCGGAGGATGGCGTCGCACGGCGCTGATCGGACTCGTGGCGCTGGTGCTCTGCGCGGGACTGGGGCTGTACGACGGGCTCTTCCCGGAGCGCCGGGGGTTCACCGCGATGGCCTCGGTGGCCGGAGTCACCGGAGTGGGCATCGCGGCGGCCGTGATGCGCTCGCGCCGCGAAGACGAACTGGCCAGTGTGCGATCGATTGCGGAGGTCGCACAGCGGGTGCTGCTGCGTCCGGTGCCGTTGACGGCGGGCCCGCTTCAGGCGGCGGTGTCGTACACCTCGGCCGTCGCCGAGGCGCGCATCGGCGGCGATCTGTACGAGGTCGTGGCCTCGCCGCACGGCATCCGCGTGATCGTGGGGGACGTGCAGGGCAAGGGGCTGGGCGCGGTGGAGACGGCGGCGGTCGTCCTCGGCGCCTTCCGGGAGGCGGCACACGACGAGCCGGACCTGGTGGGGCTCGGCGAGCGTCTGGAGCGGAGCGTGGGCCGGGAGCTGGAGGGCGAGAAGTTCGTCACGGCGATCCTGGCCGAGATCGGCGCGGATTACGAGGCCGTCCTCCTCAACTACGGCCATCCGGCCCCGATGGTCGTACGCCGGGACGGCACGGTCGACTTCCCGGAACCGCCCGCCTATTCACTTCCGCTGGGACTGGGCGCCCACGGGAGCGAGGAGCCGAAGCCCTACCGGGTGGACTTCGCACCCGGCGAGCAACTCCTGCTGTACACCGACGGCGTGACCGAGGCCCGGGACGAAGGCGGCCGCTTCTATCCCCTGGGTGAACGCGCCCACCTGCTCAGGGAACTCGACGCTCACCGCGCCCTGGAGGCGCTGCGCGCGGACCTCGCCCGGCACGCCGGCGGGCCGCCCCATGACGATGCCGCGATGCTCCTGCTCCGCTACCGCGGGTATGAGGAAGGAAACCCGCTCCCCGACAGGTGA
- a CDS encoding SPFH domain-containing protein — protein MAAMIVGTGVLVAVCLLLVLVVARLFRKVEQGKALIVSKMRKVDVTFTGQVVLPVLHKAEVMDISVKTIEITRAGKEGLICRDNIRADIRISFFVKVNKTIEDVIKVAQAVGTARASDRDTLQELFHAKFSEALKTVGKQLDFTDLYTKREELRYRIIEVIGVDLNGYHLEDAAIDYLEQTPLTQLDPANVLDAQGIRKITELTAVEHVRTNEFQRHEEKEITRQNVDAREAILELERRQADAEIKQRREIETVRAREEAETARVVEEERLRAQGAFLKTEEQLGVQRENQTREVAVAAKNRERVIAIENERIEKDRQLEVIARERETRLTQIAAEKEVEAERREIAEVIRERVAVDRTVAEQEEAIKRLRAVEEAERGRQAVIIAAEAEAQEKLVKDIKAAEAAEQAAVHRAAEELTLAEARLKSADFDAQAKRRLAEGIQAESAAEGLAVVQVRDKEAEVTEKVGHAEAAATQARLRAEADGARAKALAEAEGISGKLRAEAAGLTEKAAAMAALDDASRGHEEYRLRLEAEKDIRLAGLDVQRQVAEAQATVLATGLENADISIVGGESVFFDRLVSSIALGKGVDGFVQHSETAQALAKPWLDGTSSFTDDLSRVLGSVSTADVQNLTVSALLMKFLKQGGGNAGQFQQLLDKAGELGLADTPLTELNGSARA, from the coding sequence AGGTGATGGACATCTCGGTGAAGACCATCGAGATCACCCGGGCCGGCAAGGAGGGCCTGATCTGCCGCGACAACATCCGCGCGGACATCCGGATCTCGTTCTTCGTGAAGGTCAACAAGACGATCGAGGACGTCATCAAGGTCGCCCAGGCCGTCGGAACCGCACGGGCCAGCGACCGGGACACGCTCCAGGAACTGTTCCACGCGAAGTTCTCCGAGGCGCTCAAGACCGTCGGCAAGCAGCTGGACTTCACCGATCTCTACACCAAGCGCGAGGAGTTGCGGTACCGGATCATCGAGGTCATCGGCGTCGACCTCAACGGCTACCACCTGGAAGACGCGGCGATCGACTACCTGGAGCAGACGCCGCTGACCCAGCTCGACCCCGCCAACGTGCTCGACGCGCAGGGCATCCGGAAGATCACCGAGCTGACGGCCGTGGAGCACGTGCGGACCAACGAGTTCCAGCGCCACGAGGAGAAGGAGATCACCCGGCAGAACGTCGACGCCCGCGAGGCCATCCTCGAGCTGGAGCGCCGGCAGGCGGACGCCGAGATCAAGCAGCGCCGGGAGATCGAGACCGTACGGGCCCGCGAGGAGGCCGAGACGGCGCGGGTGGTGGAGGAAGAGCGGCTGCGGGCGCAGGGCGCGTTCCTCAAGACCGAGGAGCAGCTCGGCGTCCAGCGCGAGAACCAGACCCGTGAGGTCGCCGTCGCGGCCAAGAACCGTGAGCGTGTCATCGCCATCGAGAACGAGCGCATCGAGAAGGACCGGCAGCTCGAGGTCATCGCGCGGGAGCGGGAGACGCGACTGACACAGATCGCCGCCGAGAAGGAGGTCGAGGCGGAGAGGCGGGAGATCGCCGAGGTCATCCGCGAGCGCGTGGCGGTGGACCGTACGGTCGCCGAGCAGGAGGAGGCCATCAAGAGGCTGCGCGCCGTGGAGGAGGCCGAGCGCGGCCGGCAGGCCGTGATCATCGCCGCGGAGGCCGAGGCGCAGGAAAAGCTGGTCAAGGACATCAAGGCCGCGGAGGCAGCCGAGCAGGCCGCCGTCCACCGGGCAGCCGAGGAACTCACCCTGGCCGAGGCCCGGTTGAAGAGCGCCGACTTCGACGCGCAGGCCAAGCGGCGCCTCGCCGAGGGCATCCAGGCCGAGTCCGCTGCCGAAGGCCTCGCGGTGGTCCAAGTCCGCGACAAGGAGGCCGAGGTCACCGAGAAGGTCGGCCATGCGGAGGCGGCGGCGACCCAGGCCCGGCTGCGTGCCGAGGCCGACGGGGCGCGGGCCAAGGCGCTGGCCGAGGCCGAGGGCATCAGCGGGAAGCTGAGGGCCGAGGCCGCCGGGCTGACCGAGAAGGCCGCCGCGATGGCCGCGCTGGACGACGCCTCCCGTGGCCACGAGGAGTACCGGCTGCGCCTGGAGGCGGAGAAGGACATCCGGCTCGCCGGGCTGGACGTGCAGCGACAGGTCGCCGAGGCCCAGGCCACGGTGCTCGCCACCGGGCTGGAGAACGCCGACATCAGCATCGTCGGCGGCGAGTCGGTCTTCTTCGACCGGCTGGTCTCCTCGATCGCGCTCGGCAAGGGCGTCGACGGCTTCGTCCAGCACTCCGAGACCGCCCAGGCGCTCGCGAAGCCCTGGCTGGACGGTACTTCCAGCTTCACCGACGACCTCAGCCGGGTCCTCGGCTCGGTGTCGACGGCCGATGTGCAGAACCTGACCGTCTCCGCCCTGCTGATGAAGTTCCTGAAGCAGGGCGGCGGGAACGCCGGTCAGTTCCAGCAGCTCTTGGACAAGGCGGGCGAGCTGGGCCTCGCCGACACTCCGCTGACCGAGCTCAACGGCAGCGCCAGGGCCTGA